In Micropterus dolomieu isolate WLL.071019.BEF.003 ecotype Adirondacks linkage group LG17, ASM2129224v1, whole genome shotgun sequence, one genomic interval encodes:
- the clrn1 gene encoding clarin-1, translating into MPSRQKQILFSVSGLFGLSCALTAAVATGLPFWVSGTVLCRTGAELVNATGAELDKFLGDLSYGLFQGVRVKQCGLGGRPSRFSFFPDLLSAIPAGLHIAVIFFCGVVILFSSVATGFFFFNAFGRPYETLQGPMGLYLWTFICCLCSCLVMILFASEVKLHHLSSRISNFNEVNFVFQTYSERYDRSFWLFFLVFLLHGLNVLLIRLAGIQFPFQETKEADLSGGAADLMY; encoded by the exons ATGCCGAGCCGACAGAAGCAGATCCTCTTCTCGGTCTCCGGGCTCTTCGGCCTCTCCTGCGCGCTGACGGCCGCGGTGGCCACCGGGCTGCCGTTCTGGGTCAGCGGGACCGTGCTGTGCCGGACCGGGGCCGAGCTGGTCAACGCCACCGGAGCCGAACTGGACAAGTTCCTGGGAGACCTGAGCTACGGGCTGTTCCAGGGAGTGCGGGTGAAGCAGTGCGGGCTGGGAGGCAGACCGTCCCGGTTCTCAT tcttcccGGACCTGCTGAGCGCCATTCCAGCGGGCCTCCATATCGCCGTcatcttcttctgtggtgtcgTGATCCTCTTCTCCTCGGTGGCCAccggcttcttcttcttcaacgCCTTCGGCAGACCGTACGAGACGCTGCAGGGCCCCATGGGACTTTACCTGTGGACCTTCATCTGCT GTCTGTGCAGCTGCCTGGTGATGATTCTGTTTGCGTCGGAGGTGAAGCTCCATCATCTCTCCAGCCGGATCTCCAACTTCAACGAGGTGAACTTTGTCTTTCAGACGTACAGCGAGCGCTACGACCGATCCTTCTGGCTCTTcttcctcgtcttcctcctccacggGCTCAACGTCCTGCTGATCCGACTGGCGGGAATCCAGTTTCCCTTCCAGGAAACCAAAGAGGCGGACCTGAGCGGGGGGGCGGCCGACCTCATGTACTGA
- the masp1 gene encoding mannan-binding lectin serine protease 1, producing MRMKRFREKLSGLILSFSPLVFPLLFLLLLLLLLADAQTASLSQRYGSLQSPNFPEPYPRETQLRWNISVPDGFNIRLYFSHFDLEPSYLCEYDYVKVEAEGEVLALFCGREGTDTEAVPDQRLITSPRNSLSVVFSSDFSNEERYSGFMAHYSAVDVDECTDRTDEDLLCDHFCHNYIGGYYCSCRYGYLLHSDNHTCRVECSDGVFRERSGVLSSVDFPSPYPKSSDCLYRIEVEPGFRLHLQFDPRFDVEDHPDVSCPYDYIKITAGSSEFGPFCGDRAPGEIQTDSNTATVSFHSDNSGENLGWRLTYTATGSRCPVPEAPPHALLNPIQSEYSFKDHVLLSCELGYRLLKDGEVLDHYQMDCESDGSWSSSPPHCQMVDCGSPAEVSMADVVFGSHDNSTLFGSTVHYVCRGDAFQLNSSNSSYSCGPSGDWIHPESGTRLPSCLPACGRPSRSLPPHVKRIVGGRSGEPGLFPWQVLLSVEDLSRVPEDRWFGSGALLSDYWVLTAAHVLRSQRRDTSVVPVAPEHVKVFLGLHDARDKRPASSRSVEEIVLHPDFQPKNYNNDVALLKLSERVEFNELVSPVCLPPPHSKNDPPAPLPNSLGVVAGWGISNLNTSSSSSGGAPPTLTSDPGMTSDLLQYVKLPVVSQDECQASYASRSVSYNITDNMFCAGFFEGGRDTCLGDSGGAFVMEDAVSRSWVAFGLVSWGGPEDCGSQRVYGVYTRVAKYVEWIQEQLQAEPWW from the exons ATGAG GATGAAACGTTTCAGAGAGAAACTCTCCGGCCTTATTTTATCGTTCAGTCCGCTGGTGTTCccgctcctcttcctcctcctcctcctcctcctcctggccGACGCTCAGACGGCGTCTCTCTCACAAAGGTACGGCAGCCTGCAGTCGCCAAACTTCCCGGAGCCGTATCCCCGGGAGACGCAGCTGCGATGGAACATCAGCGTCCCCGACGGCTTCAACATCAGACTCTACTTCAGCCACTTCGACCTGGAGCCGTCCTACCTGTGCGAGTACGACTACGTCAAG gtgGAGGCGGAGGGGGAGGTTCTGGCCCTGTTCTGTGGCAGGGAGGGGACGGACACGGAGGCGGTACCGGATCAGCGGCTCATCACCTCCCCCAGGAACTCCCTCAGCGTCGTCTTCTCCTCCGACTTCTCCAACGAGGAGAGATACTCTGGATTCATGGCTCACTACAGCGCTGTGG ATGTAGACGAGTGCACGGACCGGACTGATGAAGACCTGCTCTGTGATCATTTCTGTCACAACTACATCGGAGGATATTACTGCTCCTGTCGATACGGTTACCTGCTGCACTCTGACAACCACACCTGCAGAG TGGAGTGCAGTGACGGTGTGTTCAGGGAACGCTCCGGTGTTCTGAGCAGCGTTGACTTCCCGTCTCCGTACCCGAAGAGCTCCGATTGTTTGTACCGGATTGAAGTGGAACCGGGCTTCAGGCTCCACCTCCAGTTTGACCCCCGCTTTGACGTGGAGGATCACCCCGACGTCAGCTGCCCCTACGACTACATCAAG ATTACAGCCGGCAGCAGCGAGTTCGGCCCGTTCTGTGGGGACCGGGCTCCAGGTGAGATCCAGACCGACAGCAACACCGCCACGGTGTCCTTCCACAGCGACAACTCAGGAGAAAACCTGGGCTGGAGGCTCACATACACagctacag GAAGTCGTTGTCCTGTACCTGAAGCCCCGCCCCACGCCCTCCTGAACCCCATCCAATCAGAATACTCCTTCAAAGACCACGTCCTGCTCAGCTGTGAGCTCGGATACAGACTGCTGAAG gacGGGGAGGTTCTGGATCACTACCAGATGGACTGTGAGTCTGATGGATCGTGGAGCAGCAGTCCTCCTCACTGTCAAA TGGTGGATTGTGGGAGTCCGGCGGAGGTCTCCATGGCTGACGTGGTGTTTGGTAGTCATGACAACAGCACGCTGTTTGGGTCGACAGTTCACTACGTCTGCAGGGGGGACGCCTTCCAGCTGAACTCCAGCAACA GTTCCTACAGCTGTGGGCCGAGCGGAGACTGGATCCACCCAGAGTCCGGAACCAGACTGCCCAGCTGCCTGCCAG CCTGCGGCCGGCCCTCCCGCTCTCTCCCCCCTCATGTGAAGCGGATCGTGGGCGGACGCAGCGGCGAGCCCGGCCTGTTCCCCTGGCAGGTTCTGCTCAGCGTGGAGGATCTGTCCCGGGTACCTGAGGACCGCTGGTTCGGCTCCGGGGCCCTGCTGTCCGACTACTGGGTCCTCACGGCCGCCCACGTCCTGAGGTCCCAGAGGAGGGACACGAGCGTCGTCCCCGTGGCCCCCGAACACGTCAAG GTCTTCCTCGGTCTCCATGACGCCAGGGACAAACGTCCGGCCTCCAGCCGCTCAGTGGAGGAAATCGTCCTCCATCCAGACTTCCAACCAAAGAACTATAACAACGACGTGGCGCTGCTGAAGCTGAGCGAGCGGGTGGAGTTTAACGAGCTCGTCAGTCCCGTCTGTCTGCCTCCGCCTCACAGCAAG AATGacccccctgctcctctgcctAACTCTCTGGGTGTAGTTGCAGGTTGGGGGATCTCCAACctcaacacctcctcctcctcctcgggcGGCGCCCCCCCCACGCTGACCTCTGACCCGGggatgacctctgacctcctgcAGTACGTGAAGCTGCCGGTGGTCTCTCAGGACGAGTGCCAGGCGAGCTACGCCTCGCGGTCCGTCAGCTACAACATCACCGACAACATGTTCTGCGCCGGCTTCTTCGAGGGGGGGCGGGACACCTGCCTGGGGGACAGCGGGGGGGCGTTCGTGATGGAGGACGCGGTCAGCCGGAGTTGGGTGGCGTTCGGGTTGGTGTCCTGGGGCGGGCCGGAGGACTGCGGCAGTCAGAGGGTGTACGGCGTCTACACCCGAGTGGCTAAATATGTGGAGTGGATCCAGGAGCAGCTCCAGGCTGAGCCCTGGTGGTGA
- the LOC123985694 gene encoding butyrophilin-like protein 1 isoform X2 has product MEENFVLLLLLLSPAASDPDVVQVNPGDDATLPCQVHRAPIRAVEWTRTDPESPVLFFRDGHTDTPFKGRVQLLDRDLKDGDVSLILKNVSSSDAGTYECRVAAGRSRSKRALIEEPPIRRIRLEVPDPGPRSGDTEDADYRLYAGLAAAAAAAAAAVCLAAVAVGVRRTC; this is encoded by the exons ACCCTGATGTGGTCCAGGTGAACCCTGGAGATGACGCCACTCTGCCCTGTCAGGTTCACAGGGCCCCCATCAGAGCCGTAGAGTGGACCAGAACCGACCCGGAGTCTCCGGTCCTCTTCTTCAGAGatggacacacagacaccccGTTTAAAGGCCGGGTCCAGCTGCTGGACCGGGACCTGAAGGACGGAGACGTGTCTTTAATTCTGAAGAACGTGAGCAGCAGCGACGCCGGGACGTACGAGTGTCGAGTCGCAGCAGGTAGATCCAGATCTAAGAGGGCCCTCATTGAGGAGCCTCCCATCAGAAGGATCCGCCTGGAGGTTCCAGACCCAG GTCCCAGGTCTGGAGACACCGAGGACGCGGACTACAGGCTGTATGCTGgactggcagcagcagcagcagcagcagcagcagcagtttgtttagctgctgtTGCAGTGGGGGTCCGGAGGACATGCTGA